The window ATCTGCATGATATGCAGTGAATGGGCATGGAGGGACACGTGGGGATCTTTGTCATTTGGATCCTCTCACTTGCAGACTAAGGCGGCTCTGCAGTCAGTGATTCTGGAGCCAGTTCACTATAAAGTCAGCTTCAGCACTCATGCCCCAAGTACATAATTCCTTAatgctctgattcaggaaagcctTTAGGCACATGATTAACCTTAAACTCATGCTTAAGCCTCGTTGACTTCTAtgagacttaagcacatacttaaagtaAAACCGGTGCTTAAGTGGTTTTTTGAATAGGGATGGTTTCCCGAATCAGGCCCCAGGAGTACACTTAATGACCTGCTGAACGTGCGGCATATGTCATTTTCAAATGCTCTTAATTCAGTCATAGTAAAATCACTTTCCTCTTGAAACAGTTTGTGCTCTGTTCCTCAGTGAGGGCCATTCCCATGCTAGATCAGGACAATCAACTGTCAGTCATTTGGGCTCCAAATATCTAAAGGATATTTTTATAATGGGAAAAGTATATTTTTCCCCATTCTCTTCTCACTCAAAAATACACATCTACCTCCATATAACGCAGttttcgggagccaaaaaaacttaccgcattataggtgaaattgcgttatattgaacttgctttgatccaccggaatgcgcagccctgcccccccctcccccggagcactgctttaccacgttatatccaaatttgtgttatatcgggtggaattatatcgaggtagtggtgtaatAGAACCATTTTTGTTGAAGATGAAAAAGATGGACAAATGCCAAGAATGGAAAATTGCAACCTAAAGATCAACATTTCACCAAGTTCCGCCCATGTGTAATAGAGCTTGAATTTcaaatgaaactgtttttcaaccTTAACTATTGCACAATGGATTGCTGAAGCTTATGTATTATCCATGTGTGATGTGTATATACAGCCCTTATAGATAGTAGTTTTACAGTAAGGGATTGGAGAAGGTTCACACTCCTGGGAAACCCCAGTTCCTATGCTCCTAAGCACCACTATTCTTGCAGAGTTCCACCTTAAGAGTAATTGAAAGTTTCTGTAGCCAATATTTTAGGTCAGAGAACTTTTGCTAAACTATGACACATTGCACTTGGATCTAGATATGAAACATCTGGAAGCCACATGTTAGAGGCAATATAAAAGGGCCAGCACAACAAACCAGTGGGGCATTTCTAAGCCAGAAACATATTCAACATGGACCTTATTCTTCTCTGTGTGTTCCTGCCACTGGTGACGGTGGCTTGGGGCCAGTATGGGGATTATAACTATCAACACTATGACTACGGGGGTAATGATGGGTGGGTCAATGTGTATCGTCAGGGCTTCAATTTCCAGTGCCCCCATGGCCAGGTGATAGTGGCAGTAAGGAGCACTTTCAGCAAGAAGGAAGGCTCTGACAGACTGTGGAACTATGCATGCATGCCTACGCCCCAGAGTCTTGGGGAACCAACAGAATGCTGGTGGGAAGAGATCAACAGAGCTGGAATGCAATGGTAGGATACTGTTAAACTATCTTTTGAAAGAGAAATTGCAATGCTCAAAGTTGAAGGGTGCATATTAGCACAGTGATGATAGTACAAGTGCACATTAATTAGCTGCTTAGCCATTACAAATGACTATCTTAGTCATATTAGTAATGATGCATACTGATGTGATAATGATCCTACATTACACTTCTATAGCACTTTCCCACTGGAGGAGTCCAATGCACCTCTGAGGCAGCTCGGTATTGTTGCCgctgattttacagatggggaaaccgaggcacggagggggctgtgacttgcccagggctaaacaaggaaacagtgaccgagctgggaacagaacccaaaaTTCCTGACTACCTGTCTCCAACCCTAATCATTAGAAAAAGCTCCTTCCCAGCAtagcattttttttctctgtatcTTTCTGCTGCTGAAGACTTTGGCTTGTGCCCAGTATGGGACTGTTTACTACTCACATCGGTATTACAGGGGCCCAAAATACATGCTAATCTATGATGATGACAATGAATATTAATTATATGGGAAAGCCTAATATGATCAGCAGTAGTTCATATTTAACATGCATATATGCTACTCTGCTTCTAAAAAGGACTTGACAGAAATTATCAGATTTTAGGTGGGAGGTGTGGCAAAGTTTCATGGGACGATCTATGGCAGTTCATTCTGGGACATTACGTGTTCCCCAAATTTCATTTTCTCATGATGTTTTCATGAAATGGAAAACAGACACATGTTGAAAATGTTCGTGTATTCGTTAAAAAAATTCACACATTTTAGATTGGCTCCAAAAAATTCTGTAAAGAACACAAACTTTTTCAGATTTTGCATGAAAcaggaaatttttcaaaaattcaaaatgaaatgggAAAGACTTGATTTTCAAGGGGTTTGAGTCGTGTTGTGAATGATTCATGCTCCTCAGTTCACCCTCTGATAAGTTCCTATGGCTGATGCAATTGCTAAGAAAAAAATTGACTCTTTATGTTCACTTTGGAATAAGACTGAGAAGAAAAAGGGAGAGCTAGGAAGGAGATAGAGATGTCAAAATAAGCAAGAGATTAGATCATTCTGGTAATGTGTTACGCAGTCCTTTTCATACTTTGATGCAATTTGCATTTACTGCATAATAATTTTGAATGAgttctttctattgtttaaaaataaagaaaactttttttcttctcaAACAACCCTTGACAGTAATTGCTAAAGTAATTTCTCACAAACAGGATATTGTGTAATTCTATGCAAAGTGTTTTCTTATGCCATTGGAACCCTCTAGAAACATTCATCATCAGAACTATATGTACCTAGGAAGTCTATATCCTCTGCATGACATCTATGCCCTATTTCTTTCTCATCTCTTAGATCTTTCTACTTTGTCTCTCGCAcgttctttctcttctctttcttttctctctctcctctctgttTTCTATCAGTTACTTATCTtagatatttctctctctctttttctgtgttTACCTATCTTATCTCTCCAGCATATATTTATCTTGGATATTTTATTTAACTGTCTTTTCTATCTGTTGGCCTTATCTGTTTTGGATGTTACTCTCTTAACTAACCTGTCCTGTCTAACTCTTTTATCTGTCTGTTCTGTTTATCTTATCTCTATATTGAGCATTTTCTCTTTTCCTATATGGATCTAtttcaggtgggattttcaaaagcacctaagtgaccaCTGAAAGTCCTTGGGTCTTGTGCTCCTATGTCACTTTCttagggcttttgaaaatccaatccTTCTGTCTTCTCTTAATTTATTGCCTCTCTTTTCCAGCTCTCTATCaagctcatcactgtagtatttgcGTGCCTGACAGTATTCTGAAAATACTTCCATTCAGGAACTGTGTAGGAACACAAATATGAATAATAATCTGTAGTTAATCTGTAGTACAGTGAATCTTTTTCTGGCCATCTCTGTGTCCCTTTTGGACTCCTGATTGATCAGTTCTGCTTGTGAGGGACAAATTAGATTAACTTCAGTTGGCAAAGATCTCTGCTGGATTATCTAATCCATTTCTCATTGTGGCGAGATGGATTTTATTAACCTTATATCATCCCTGACTGATGGGTATCTGGCCTCACTTGGCATATCGCTAACaacagagattccacagcctccattgGCAGCCTGCTCCATTCACAAACATAAAGCTGCAAAATTCTTCCTAATATTTAATCTACATTTTCCCTGATGCAGTCGACGtctgttacttcttgtcctgccttcagtgactAATGAGAATAAATGTATTGTTGTCTGCATGACGTCTCTTTAGCATATTAGCAGGTAGTtgttgtcacagtttcagggtaactatACATGTATTCCCCTCTGTGGTCTTTTGAGGCCACCACTTCAGGTTTCTGGttcccagccatcacctctcttgggcagagtcCCACGTCTCTTTCCCTTCGGAGCAGGGGTTTTAAGGCTGCAGAGCTCCCTGCCTTGTATTGAGATACCTCaggcaagccagtctgcctaaaggcCAGCATCTGTGCATTGCTTTCTTGCCAAAGGCTAtgaacagtgtttttcaaactgttACATGTTACCACAcggctctttctaagcaagcatatttattcttagggtaaaagcatcacagagaaatcagatcaaaacagtaaaaattcCTATGCAaatgctaaaagcttaccagaggtcacccatcagtcttCCCAAAGTCTTTCCAATTCTTCTGCAAGGTTCGGGGCCCTTAGAAAGAAGATCCTGCCTGTTTGCTAGATCAGAAGGAAAGCCCAGAGTCAGTTTAAATGCAGCCTTTTTATGCCAAAAACCCTCTCTTTGTCcgttggtctctggaaaacccagtttgaaccagtatatgcaggCCTACCCATGGTTGGTACTTCTCTGGAGGTGTTTACTAATCACCCCTCACTGTTTTTGGTTCTGGAGGAGCTGTgataacccccacacacacaccttgccccCCCAGAGTGGCACACAATCCCTGCCTCACGGTGATACATAAACGTAATACAACATGGTCCCCACAGATATTAATGTGctgttgcaatatctgtcacagttaccatgtcccctctctgaCACTTTGCTTTCAGCCTGAACATGTTCTCCATTTGCTTAACTTTTCCTTAGAGGTCTAATTTTCCCAGCTCTTTAATCAACCTTTgatcagttttgttgctctcctttgaatTCTCTCCAGTTGCTGGCTATCTTGTCTAAAACATGCATCAGAAACCCCATTCTGGTTGAAACACCAAAAAGAGACCGTTGACCAATAACCTGATACTGTCTAGTTGTGTTTTTTTAACTAATTACCGTCTCTGTACATTGTGCAGATTTCAAAGCAGAAATGAACCCAAGAGACAGTCTTTTGAAAAAACACGAGAGAGAAAATGGAGTGGGGATGTAAAGCTCAGAGAGGAAGAAATATTATGACTTTTCACTATTATGACCCTGATTCAGCATGGGTTCACTTAAGTACAGGCTTaactttaagtgctttgctgattaGGGGATGtccataagcatgtgcttaaagttaggtataTATTTACGTGCTCTGATGAATAGAGATGGGCTTAAACACATTGCTGAATGGGGCCAGACATAAGCATGTGAGTAACTGGATGAAGTTCTGCGGCCTGTGATATATaagagatcagactggatgatctaatggtcccttctgacctttgaaTCTAttaatgtgtttaaagttaagcacatgtttaatgaCTTTGTTGAATGGGGGCCTATTTTTGAAGGGAGAGATTCTGACACCTTTAATCATGCTGATTAGCACTCTTACTTCACAAGTGTCTCCACTGGCTTCTCGGAGACTGTGTGGGGAACAAGATACTACTCAATGTTAgggcagcagaatctggcccttaatgacTGGTGGGTAAGCAGTGGCGGGGGATTGGAGCAGTGAGAGGTCAGGGGGACAGTGTCAGTTTCTAATAATTTATAAGATAAGCCCTGTTAATTATGGCTTTGTTGTGGCAGCTACACAGTGACACATTTTGAACAGGGATGTGCAATCCAAGGAAGGGTAATGTATGTCTATCCCATTCCCTTTACAatggagggggccctgggagttCAGTTTAAAACTTTTCCACCTGAATGAAGGGAGAGTTTGGGTGATTTCTCTGCCTCTGGTGAAGTTCATTTCTTCTGTGGCCGCTGCTCAATTATCTATGCCAGagatgatttaaaaatatatatttaggaAGAGCAATTGTGGATGGAATGAACCAAATTGCACCAAATGGCAGGGATTAAATAACCAAACAAACAACTCTTGTCCAAAAAAGGATGTTTCTTTatgacaggggtggccaacctgagccagagaaggagccagaatttatcaatgtacattaccaaagagccacagtaatatgtcagcagccctccatcagctcccccgccccttgcgcctcctgcccatcagctgccaccgctgatcagcacctcctcaccccttcccgcacctcctgatcagctgttttgtggtgtgcagggggttggggggagggggccgatagagggcatggcaggctcaggggagggggccggaaggggtggagtgggggcagggcctatggcagagccagaggttgagcagtgagccccccatcctcccccggccaacattggaaagttggcgcctgtagctccagccctggtgtCGGTGTCTATGCaagagccgcatattaacttctgaagagctgcatgtggcttcaGAAccacagattggccacccctgctttatGAGGTCTTCATCCCCCAGGCCTTATTCAGATTAGATAGATTAATGCTGTGCCCTACCCTCAACAAACTGTTTATTTTTCAGGGACAATGTATAAACTTTTCTAACAAAGTGCGGTTTAATATAAATTTATTGTCTCTTTTCCTTGGCTAGGATTCTGAGAAAGTGCTTTGTTGGAAGTGAGGAAAACAGGTTCTGCAGTCTCTGaatcattctttctctctctctctctctctctcacacacacacacacacacacacacacacacacacacgcacgcacaacCCTGGGACACAGATTACATCATGGGCTAAGGAAGCAAATGTGTGTGGGAGTTACCTGTTCACATGTTGGCAACACGGCCCAGTACATTTGTGGAGGACTGTTCTTGTGCAGACTCTATGACCAACACTGGGAAAGCGTTACACAAACCCAGGAATCAGGCTGACTGCTTTTTAGACTGCCCTTTCCACATGTTCCCATTTGCGCTAGCTGCCATAAACAAGCTGGTTTTCTTTGCAGTTGTAAGtttattttaaagggacagcagGGTGCATTTTTACACAGATCCACTGTATTGAATCTAGTGCATAGATGGAAATGGAAGCAGGGCTGCTTAGGTTTGTGTATAGTCCTCACCAGTCAACCTCAACAAGGAATGAGACCATGGGGAAGAGGAGCTAGCCTCCCCCAAGAACAGAGAGGTTGTGTGACAGAGGAATGGGTCACTGCCAGTGACTCACGTGAGGGAAACAGGGTTGCTAGTGGCACGAGCCAGATTGGACAGCAGGGTTGCCTATGGCCACAGAGAAGTGGATGACAGGATTCCTAAGGCCCTGGAGTAAATGGATGGTGGAGTTTCCTGCAGCCCTGGCAGAAGCAGATGACAGGAAGTTGCATGACCTCGGTGGAGCTGGACATTATGAGAGCCTCCCTTGGCCTGAGCTGAAGTACTTTAACTGCTTTCAGCTTTGCCTCAAGCACTTACCCTTCCCTTCTTGTCCTTAATGGGCTGATAAAGATTGATGCTGGGCTGTATCGCTCAGGTAATGGCATTCTGTAAAATAAGGACGCCATCAGCAAAACCAGCAGGCATGCACTTCTGTCTTGCTGCTGCACTTGGAGGAAATTTTGCAtggaatattaaaaataatagatcTTTGTGCAGCACCACTGCAGGAAAGAGTTTTACAGGAAAACAAAATTACCTAGGACAGTCCTTTTTTTTCCTGGGAAAATATTGTGCTTTATGTTTCATTAGCAAAGCTCTGAAGAGAGAGCTTTGTGATGGTATCATACCATAGGCTTTTCAGGCATCATCTGCCCTACAAGGAAAACTGAGTTTTTTGTAACCCCGGGTTGTTGGTGGAGGACCTCCCTCATtacttttagcctagtggttcAGTAAATTTAGCAAGCATTTCATTTTGCAAATCCAAATTCaaaaccttgggcaagtcttttaATCTCCCTCCAGAGAATGTCTCAGTTTTCCCAAGTACAAAATAATATTGTTATGCTGTTACCAACTCTTGGGACTTTATCCCACAGTTTTTGATGTTTCCATTAAAGCCCCATCTCCTGGATTCAGGTGATTACATAAGAAACTCAACTTTCATTTTCATCAAATCAGTTTCTAGCCCACAGGATTGCAGAGaagagcttgaaaatgtgaccccagtgaaCCCTAAATGCTCAAATACCAGAGGGCAAAGAAAAAGAAGTATTAATATaacattttaaagccaatctttgcccaattcatgatttttgaatatttggggtTGGCAACACTGTATCATTTCCTTGcccagtgctttgaagatgtaaattGCCATATAAGTGCTGCTTTCTTCTTTAAAATAATACttaataatgtattttatttttccctgtcTTTTCTCAGGTATCAAACCTGTTCAAATAATGGACTAGTGGCAGGGTTCCAGAGCCAGTATTTTCCATCTGTGCTTGATCGGGAGTGGCAATTTTACTGCTGCCGCTACAGCCGGAGATGCCCATACTCCTGTAGGTGAGTTCCACAAGATTTATTATAGCCCAAATCTGCTCAGTTCTTGCTGCAAAGTGTTCAGAATTGTTATCCTCCCAATGTAGCATAACTGACCACTGGGCCAGGGATGTTCAGTGCCCTGTTGTCGTATGCATTGAGAAGAAGTTAGTCCTGTGTACTGAGGTGAAGCATGTATATTTCTGTTCTGGCCAAGCAGTATCACCTGGGGGTTGCATGGCTTAGGGGATTTGGGAACAGAGTAGGGAACTTTTCACCTCTAGTCATCTCACACAAATCATTCTTCAATTTTTTTGTAGTACGTAGGCTGTTTGAGGGCCTCTGTGGAAATGAATTAGTGATCATAGTCCAAGGCCTGGTGAAGAGATGTCTGCATCTCAGAAAAGATCATCACAGTTGGCACTTGTTGGTCTCCTTGTTGGCGGTCTCATCAAGGAGGCTAAGGACTAACTGGGCCATGGGTACTGAGCTCCTCTGCTGCCCTAGATGTGGTCCTTCTAAATCAAGGAGAAAATTTATTAGCAGGATATTAGAAGGCAAGCTTGCATTGATCCTGCCTGCTCTGAGGTGAAACAGGGGACTTCAGTCTCCATGGTTGTTAATCCAGCGTTTTTTTCACTGGTACACTAAGTAATTCTCTTACACATTTTTAAGGAAACAATGTGCTTCTAGCTTTGTGATCAGAACTAGTTTTTGAAGTGCATTCTTCATTGAGATGCATGTGAGATGTTCACATGCCTGCAGGCCTTATTGTTTGGCTGGCTGGCTACCAACCAAATGCAACAGCAGTGCATTAGTTTTCAGAATCCAATCTCCTTACAGCCAGGAGGGAAagaaactgtattttttaaaGCATAAGTAAAAGGAGTTATAGCAAAATCTGTAAATGCCCCTCTGTGACTTTCCTACTTTATGTGGTCTACAGATGCTCCGCATTTGCAAATTGTACTGACAGACCGGCCAAGTCTCCAGCATGTGAGGGAGACTTTGTTTGGATCTCATTTTAAGGCAGATTTTAAAGTCTCCACCTCTTGTGAGGCAGGAATTTGTTGTGTGTGTTTCAATGAAACAGTTAAAATCATtcgtatatctatctatctatctatagtcAAATCACTCTCGTTCAGTCTTGGTATTACCACTTGGCTATGCCCTGAAAATCTGAAGGCAGATTAGCACAAGATCTAAAATAATAGTCTTGGGTTCATCATGTCGTGTGGTTCTCCCCTACACTATATGCAAGCCTAAAGACTGCCCATCTGTTTCAAAAAGACATGGCATTCTCCATTTCTTGTCGTCAGCTGTTGTGTAGTGTTTGTTGCACTGTTAAAGAGCAGCCATATTCCAACACAGAAGTAGAAGCATTTTAAGGAGGGTGAAGTGCTTCCTCCAtaaacagggtgaaatcctgcttgcagatccatgcaacaaatcttgAGTCCTCTGTTCTACTCTCTGTGCTCAGATTCCCCAGTGACTGGGTTAGAGATCCATTCATCTAAACAGAGCAGGACACAACAGTGGAGATCCATTGGGCAGATCTGACAAGATTTTGCCCACAGTTTGTTAAAGGTCTTTGGGATCCTCCAGGGGGTTAGGGACATTATAAAATCAGCTCTGCACTGTCTAACTTCTGCCTAACTCTGTGCTCTCATCTCTGGTCACTCACTCCAGGGTCCAGTTTGCTCTGTTCAAGCTACATGTCTAACCTCCTGCTTTCATGTCCTTCTTCCAGTCTTGTGCCATTTCCCATGTGGCTCCCTCAGCCTGGAACCCCTCCCTGGTCCAGGGTGTGATGCCCACTGACACTCTCCTGCTTAAAGTCCCTCCTTAAAACATGTTTCTTCCAAGTGGCCTACAACCCCTAGTCCTCCCCTCAAAGTAGTGTTATCCAGACAGATACAAGATATAGTAGTAGAAGAACCCTACTGAACCACTGCAAGGGCCTAGGACATTGATGTTCTTCGATACCTCCTATTCTTTGCCTGTagcacacaatagtttagtctcccAAGGGCTGTAATACTTAggtctaattctggttgttgACTTGGTGTAGGGGTGGCTAGGTGGGGTTtagtggcctgtgctatacaggaggtcatgaTCTGGTGGCCTGTTGCTAGGCAGGTATACCCCGTCACCCCTTTGGGAGGAGTTATGGCCCCGCAGTCAAGTTAATTGGGGTGCCTTTCCATGCAGGGCAATGTGACCTAGTGGCCAGAGTTGAGAGGGCTGTCCTCCTGCGCAGGGTGGTAGGGTCTAATGGTAAGAGTCAGTGGGCCCATGCTTTGGTGCAGGGTAGCACAGCCTAGTGGCCAAAAAGTGGGGTAGGCCACCACCCATGGTTGGGTTGGCAGCTTGGGCAGGTGGACCCTGGCGCTCCCTACTCCACCACGGCCCTCTCAGCAGCGAGGGTAtccgccactgggtcagcagggatctgTCCAAAACACACTGACTGTGTTCCCGGTTTCACAACCGGATCAATGTCTGCTCCAGAGTCCGCAGCCCCTCTGGTTCTCTGGGGTACTTGGCTGGCGCAGCTCCTGATGACTCCTTCTCATGGGCTCCCATGGCTAGCCAGGTATTCTTCTGGGTCTTGGCATGCCTGGCCTCTGCAGTCTGGGGTTCTGACAGCTCCTGGACAGGAACCCCCAACACATATTGTCTTCTCAGTGGTCAGAgtagactgagctgggctgctcccttttataatGTGGTTCCAGTTAGAGCATGCCCGGCAGGAGAGAGGGGGCCTGGCTTCCTCAGCCCATAGTGTAGGGTTAACCTCTTCTTGCCCAATGCAGGGCAAGTATACCCCCTCACATGACTCATTCTGGTCTTGCAGACTGTGATTCCAACAGAAAATATGAAACTTACAAGACTCTGCTAGACTTCACTGCTCAGCACTTGTTTTTCCTTTACTTCTCCTCCATCAGCTATTAGATATACATGGTCTATTTAGATGCAGGGACCATGTCCTCTGAACTATCCAAGAAGCATCACACCCACTGTTGGAGCTACTTAAATGATAATAATGATAATGCAAGATTAATTATTTATTTCAATACCTGTCCAATTTTGATAACATCTCTATCTTTCTTCCCcacacatctctctccctctctctgtcagAGGCTCCCAGACTGTGGCCTAGTCTGTGGAACAATTTCTGGTTGTTTGTAGAGAAATAGCTGTtcacatggtgctggctcctCCTTCTTGCTTCCAGGTGCTCAATGACATTAAAAGGCATGGATCAATACAGGCATattttcctaatattacttttccatgtatGCAGTTACTGTAGTTGCCCCATGGACAATGTGTGAGCCACAAGAAAATGTGGTTCACGCTACCAAAATGTTTGCGAATCCCTGATCTACTCTCGTCTAAATCAAAACAAGCCCATCACTGTGATATCTAAGTGTAGGGAGATTGCTAAGGAAAACTAATAGGAGCCAGAGATTCACAGAGTAGTTTGAGAATTAAGATTTTCTTGTCACATTTGTCTGACCCGCTTTCCCACTCAAAATGTTTTCATGCCCGTTTCTGCATCTTCTCTTGCAAATCTATAAGCAATATATCTATCACTTATATTTTGGATTTCACTTTAGACTGCATATGTATTTCACCTGAAGGAGAAAAAGATCAATTATCTTACTCCAATGCTCCAAAGTTCCTTCCTAAGAGACAGAGTCTTCCCAATATACAGCGGGCCAGCATACAACTTGTTAGAATCTTTCCAACTTCTCAGCCTAAACACAAAGTCATTTACCTTTCACTTCTTTGGATTATGTATACTACTTATTAGAATACTTTTTAAAGGCACCATTATATAACTAAGAcccatgcttaaatgctttgctgaatggggtggacttaagcacatgcttaacattgAACATATGTTCTCAGCACTAACTCCCAGGGAAACTCCTCTGTACGCAACCCTTTGCAAACTACAACTGTAGCCTGTTCCAGTCTCAGATTTTTGAACTTGATATTTTTTGGGAGTTCTTGTTTTTTTCCTACCATGATAAGGCTTGTTCTTGAATTCCGTGGATTTCTACCATACCAAAGATTGTAAATTAATTACAGGAGAGGGAAAAAACGCAATACTTTATCTGCCCGGGGAAATGCTACACAAGTAAAATACTTCTGGTGGTGGGAGACCAGGTGTCCGCCATCTCTCTGGAAGGAACCAAATCTAATTTAATTGGAAAGGCAACAAATTCCTTGCAGATGTGGACACATCATTACTAAATAATCCCATTAGACctcatatttttcttttcatagGGGAATTGAAAAGCTTGACTTGATGCTCTCAAAAGCAAACACATGTCACTGAAGCAGCCGAAAGTCTGCACAGACTGTTTATGATTGTTTCCCTTCTCCAAACAACCAGCATTGTTGAGTGCCAGAAGGTCTGGCTTGCGCTGTGGCTGCTTTCTCTCTCAGTTAGATTGTCCAGGCAACTACACCATTTTCCAAGTGTTTACAGTTTATTGGACCTAAAGGAAGTGTCTGTTTCCTTTACCCAAGATGCCATCAAAACCATATTATAATCCATGGCATGGGAGCTTTAACTGGCACCTCTGAGATTATGAGCAGTGCAGTTACAGAGGCAGAAAAGTAACTGCAGAATTGGAAACTCACATTTGCACTCTCAATACCTTATGGTTGAATGTGGTCATTTTAAGGCAAAAGTGAAGTGTTCTTGCTGACATATACCCTAGGGAACACAACCCGATgaattcagtctccatggctaTCAGTTAGCCACCTTGCAAGAGATCCTAATTCATTTAATGTTGAAAAACTAAATAACACTATTTCAGTCCTTCCCCTTTGCAGAATGGACAGCAGTTCCCAGATCACACAGATTAGCATCATGCCAGCATCTACAGGCCTTCAGCTGAGATTGTGGTGCCTTGTGTTAGACACTGTGCATACAAATGATAAGACATGGTTCCTGCACcaaagagtttatagtctaaCTAGGAAGGAGAGGTGAAGCGATTTGTCTACGGCCACCCAGCAGAACTGGGGATACAGCCCAGGACTCCTGATGCCCAGTCCAGTGTCCCAACATGCTGCCCCTGTAAAAGGCTCACTGCCTttgcagcagctccaggcaccttGTAGCTCTTGAATCCTTAGCAGCATTCCTCTCTTGGAGCTCTACTAAAACCATGGGCTAGGCTAGAGCCTCTTCCAAAGCATTACTAAAAGGAGACCTCTCTTCGCTTTTCAACACAGCCTGCTTGCTAGGAGGGGATA of the Gopherus flavomarginatus isolate rGopFla2 chromosome 1, rGopFla2.mat.asm, whole genome shotgun sequence genome contains:
- the DPT gene encoding dermatopontin — translated: MDLILLCVFLPLVTVAWGQYGDYNYQHYDYGGNDGWVNVYRQGFNFQCPHGQVIVAVRSTFSKKEGSDRLWNYACMPTPQSLGEPTECWWEEINRAGMQWYQTCSNNGLVAGFQSQYFPSVLDREWQFYCCRYSRRCPYSCSMTTEQPGHYGEDMDMMLYTYDHYIRGATTTFSAVDRDRQWKFIICRMTDFDCQFQNL